The genomic region taaatatagggatgaggagagagggaggggagtggtattccatttctgagaatcttcaatctgtaaaacattaaaagaaaaaaatgtgtattattaaaaaacataatcataaataactaaaaggtctcattacaatactataaaaatacctgaaaagaattcttgaatagttgcagatctctccaaatgggcattgaggggttgtggatgattaattacatcaggctcaaagatttcacctgggggctgtggtgttggaagtaagtcgttcaacatcccatgctcctgtgccatgttgtgtagacagcaacatgccactatgattttaatagctttttccggactgaattggagatccccccctgatctgtccaggcagcgaaagcgcatttttagaacaccaaacagtcgttctattatagcacgtgttcggatatgtgcttcattatatctgtattaaaagaacaagaaatatgattataatatataatgtgaagacaaatcaaatactaatgagctaactacattcctggtttgatcttataaatctttaaaccattttatatatatataaatatatttatattgaagcagagagatttataaatgcttcactgataatagatgatttgtattttgactgtccctttaaaggcactcagtacaacattgttatgtctgtgatagtgatatatacacacacacacaagataatcaagcaacaaatgtatgtgcacaaacacagatatatagcttaataaaggggcaggagccccgaaacgttgctcaataaaggtgctgttgctccacatagagtgctacctgtgtgttctatttcattacatttactgggactttggaaaaggaggtcctccaggtttgcacctacattcacccaagagtgatttaaagggacattcctatgaagtgtgtactggtcctacttttctacagattatagtgagcattttgcaaggcacaatcaatatttctgacacacatgagcagaaaataaatatatattttaccttaattcagcaggcccaacaacctggttctctttcaatggtgtccaaatccattttttaagaggatatgcagaatctgctaaaatatgaatgcatagatatacagtatatatatatatatagatatagatagatagataaacacacatctttccataaagcaatgtatgacatgaaataatgttatgcatatgtcttactatgacatagttaatatatatcttttaaatgattaacaatttatttatttaatcaatttcacccccttagacacatacataaaggattataaagcaatgaaacaataaaatgtcaaaatattgaacacatgaaggcatcataatatatacataaacacttaccgaggagatgtccttcaggcatttgatttgtctcaaacaatctccacacaccagaattcctgaggatgtaggcatcatggctacttcctgggaaccctgccacaacatttaatatgcgcatgtttgcatcacatataatctgcacatttaaggagtggaagtgtttcctatttctaaatattatctccctgcgcacagggggtcttagggcaatatgagtgcagtcaatggccccaaggacattgggtatgccacctaaaagaaaaaagtccctcttaacatcacgccaacctctgggtgatgtggggaaaaaaataaattttctgcaattatcataaagtccatcaataacttttgaaagatgcttagaaagagtggacttatgcaccccagttacaatgccccctgtcacctgaaaggatccaaaagccaaaaaatgaagtgcccctagtagtttggtcattccagggacagccctgcttgaatagccctggctttccagcctatcttgcaacagggcatataactgatatattttctccctgttgagcctgaaactttcaaacacctgctgctcattcagggtttctatatccagcctcactctggggatgtcaggcctacgctgtctaacttcagcattgtcagcttctctctcaccctgcattttgaaatatctgttctgaggttaggctaggtgtggtcttttttttatagctgtgtgttgcttgttaacatatgtgaaactggtgattgcaatgaataacatgggggggagggcttatcttcatctcatctaatccttaatttaatgaacagtttgaaagtatatacttactcatgacttttatttttgatatgaactataattttaacatatatgtagttacatatcggaaattcaaagacactgaatgtaattattctatttttcaatttaaatatatcagcctttatcataacagttaaaagtaattattaaaattatatgatttatataggtcaaatatatatatacaattatcatacatatatacatgtaggagaagattcttattagataaaattatatttctatatgtaatttttttgtgattttcaatttcaatgagaaacaggcctcaaaaagctcttttttcctcctttacacctagttgagctgggggtaatatgtctcaatgtatcgacagcctccgacagtgtattaacggttagcgctttcaatggaaacctggtataatttatcgattaacggcttatattactttctatgggacgcgaaaatcttttcggcagccgaagtccggaagccgatattaaggtataacgcgccattggaaacagtcgttaaacgctattgctttcgacagcatatttaacggtttgcgagtgcacgcaaactgaattacgactcaatggaagcgaggcctaaattGGGTACAAATACCTCAAAAAGTATGTTTATGTTTTTACATCTTGTCcatgtattgtatttgtataatcttaaataaagcttgtttgaaaaaaaaaaaaaaaaaagctacactcCCAGGTACTATGCACTGCAGTTCCAGTGAAGAATATGCACATGTTTATTAATCACTGGGTTTGCCTTGCTCATAAGCGTCTCCTAAGCATGTCTGGTGTGtaacttttattatgtatttaacctCTTTGAAAGAGTTAAACATTCAGAGCTCCATTTATCAATGAAGAGCAGACAAGTTCCAAATTAGGGAATCTGTCCAATTGTAATCTGGGCCAGAGTTCACTTGTGCAACGCCAGCCCCTACTCTCGAACAACCAATCGCACAagtgcaggagctgtcaatcagcaTGATCATATTAGTCTGGGtgattttaaatcaccagctcagAGCTGACAGAGAGGTTAAAAAGCAGTGGCTTGACAACAGCTGCTTCTCAACTATTGGCTGCAGGAGTCCCAAAGCTGAATCCGCAGCTTGATAGCCCGTAGGGGAAAAAgggatttgtttaaaaaaaaaaaataactgaaataaatgtatttgtccGGTTATATTTCCCTTTCATAGTATTTTGTAAAACTaaagtttttatgttttatttattgatGATTCTTGGTATCTAATacaaaatattcaaatattttatctagtaaaaaaccacacaaaaaaaaaatctcattataTATAATGAGAATTCTATgcagatttttttaaactttgcataAAAAGGTTCTTACAATTTCTTTGAATCATACAGAATTAGCTCATTTGAGTTTTGACAGAAATACCATAAAATGCCATAAAAACAATAATGTGACACTAGTGTTATTTCAGAGTTAACGATGCAAATTACAATTAGTAGTTTCAGAGTCATTAGCATCTGGTCTTAAAATATGCCATTGCTTTCTTACGTTTGTTTGACTATTCATGTGCAGATTTTTGTATACTGAAATCTAAAGGATGTTTGTTAAGCATTAAAGATTTTGAAAGATGATGTTTAAGATCCATTCA from Bombina bombina isolate aBomBom1 chromosome 2, aBomBom1.pri, whole genome shotgun sequence harbors:
- the LOC128648713 gene encoding putative nuclease HARBI1 translates to MRILNVVAGFPGSSHDAYILRNSGVWRLFETNQMPEGHLLADSAYPLKKWIWTPLKENQVVGPAELRYNEAHIRTRAIIERLFGVLKMRFRCLDRSGGDLQFSPEKAIKIIVACCCLHNMAQEHGMLNDLLPTPQPPGEIFEPDVINHPQPLNAHLERSATIQEFFSD